A genomic window from Gossypium hirsutum isolate 1008001.06 chromosome D12, Gossypium_hirsutum_v2.1, whole genome shotgun sequence includes:
- the LOC107946066 gene encoding uncharacterized protein, protein MALNLTTAIPISLLLLFLFLFVQSPHAVTGDSPSAYDVLQGYNFPVGLLPKGVIKYDLDESTGRFHAYLNDTCSFSLEGSYQLKYKSTISGIISNNRLKDLSGISVKVFFVWLNIVEVIRDDNELEFSVGIASASFPIDNFYECPQCGCGLDCGNGRVSKLRIKSSFSSF, encoded by the coding sequence atggcTCTCAATCTCACCACCGCCATTCCCATATCTctcctcctcctcttcctcttcctcttcgtTCAATCGCCTCACGCTGTCACTGGCGACTCACCGTCAGCTTACGATGTCCTTCAAGGCTACAACTTCCCCGTCGGTCTTCTTCCCAAAGGAGTAATAAAGTACGATTTAGACGAATCCACGGGCCGATTCCATGCCTACTTAAATGATACGTGTAGTTTCTCGTTAGAAGGGTCTTATCAACTCAAATACAAATCCACGATCAGCGGAATTATATCCAATAACAGGCTCAAAGACCTTAGTGGAATAAGCGTTAAGGTCTTTTTTGTATGGCTCAACATTGTGGAGGTTATTAGAGATGATAACGAGCTGGAGTTTTCAGTAGGGATTGCCTCTGCAAGCTTTCCGATTGATAACTTTTATGAGTGTCCGCAGTGTGGTTGTGGATTGGATTGCGGTAATGGGAGAGTAAGCAAGCTTAGAATTAagtcttctttttcttcattttag